From the genome of Ziziphus jujuba cultivar Dongzao chromosome 6, ASM3175591v1, one region includes:
- the LOC107434626 gene encoding uncharacterized protein LOC107434626 has translation MTYNEEDDRREVVPELGLRIGGGDNNGDYVKLKKGPDEVELEEGLDVSVVEPSSPRRGCFCYWLRFVLLLGFLGLLVGVFIKWVGPFLLDKEIIPILNWETSTFSAPVLGVLVFASVAIFPTMLLPSTPSIWVAGMTFGYGYGFLLIILASSIGISLPYFIGSLFRHKIQGWLDKYPKRASVLRLAGEGNWFHQFRAVTLIRISPFPYIIYNYCAVTTNVKYGPYLFGSLVGMVPEIFVAIYTGILILTLADASHEQHGLSAPQIIFTVIGFCATVATTIFFTVYAKRQLKELQMEDELLLR, from the exons atgACTTATAATGAAGAAGATGATCGCCGTGAGGTAGTGCCGGAGCTGGGTTTGAGAATTGGTGGAGGGGATAACAATGGGGACTATGTGAAATTGAAAAAGGGACCGGATGAAGTTGAATTGGAGGAGGGTTTGGATGTTTCGGTGGTGGAACCCTCTTCCCCAAGAAGAGGATGCTTTTGTTATTGGCTTCGGTTTGTGTTGTTGCTTGGGTTCTTGGGGTTGTTAGTTGGGGTTTTTATCAAATGGGTCGGACCCTTTTTATTGGATAAG GAGATTATTCCTATTTTAAATTGGGAGACATCAACATTCAGCGCTCCAGTGCTTGGAGTTCTGGTTTTTGCTTCAGTGGCAATATTTCCCACGATGCTTCTACCATCTACACCATCCATATGGGTGGCTGGAATGACTTTTGGTTATGGTTATGGATTTTTACTTATCATTCTAGCATCATCTATTGGCATATCTCTTCCATATTTTATCGGTTCTCTCTTCCGTCATAAGATTCAG GGATGGTTGGATAAATATCCAAAGAGAGCTTCAGTTCTAAGATTAGCTGGCGAAGGAAACTGGTTTCATCAATTTCGAGCTGTAACTCTAATAAGGATTTCTCCATTCCCTTACATCATATACAATTACTGTGCTGTGACAACAAATGTTAAGTATGGTCCTTACCTATTTGGTTCATTGGTTGGAATGGTGCCTGAAATATTTGTGGCTATTTACAC tgGGATCTTGATATTGACTCTGGCAGACGCTTCACATGAGCAGCATGGCCTTTCGGCCCCTCAGATTATCTTTACTGTCATTGGCTTTTGTGCCACAGTGGCTACCACAATTTTTTTCACAGTGTATGCAAAAAGGCAGCTTAAGGAATTACAGATGGAAGATGAACTACTTTTGCGTTAA